A genomic region of Salvelinus namaycush isolate Seneca chromosome 7, SaNama_1.0, whole genome shotgun sequence contains the following coding sequences:
- the LOC120050529 gene encoding interleukin-1 receptor type 2-like, with protein sequence MKWCGVMHPGPSLALAIIACFLQRYFCECRRDKEEGLKPGSETYGYKAFSGEGFVMQCTKPQSAGLCERLYNITASSEEADWSRVEGETNRDRDDGAVTGRGNALWFSTVTAKDSGKYTCHTGGMVIHFYVEVLERASLGSRDTEENRVTLVLGKGGRIPCPGIKCQTQRSEVTWYKDARPVCEIQDERTISVVDRYTLLLGTVYVSDATLYFCDYTYEKNGIPWTVRRSVNVSVIRKYGRTVAAGSVFQHTPHKHDHMHALTNRTYAYTHTHTPHVLVHMNAHIL encoded by the exons ATGAAGTGGTGCGGAGTGATGCACCCTGGACCGTCACTGGCTTTAGCAATCATCGCATGTTTTCTGCAGagatacttctgtgaatgtcgCCGGGACAAGGAAGAAG GTTTGAAGCCAGGCTCAGAGACGTACGGCTACAAAGCTTTCTCTGGGGAGGGGTTTGTCATGCAATGTACCAAACCACAGTCCGCCGGTCTCTGTGAGCGCCTCTACAACATCACAGCCAGCTCTGAGGAAGCTGATTGGTCGAGGGTCGAGGGGGAAAccaacagagacagagatgacGGGGCCGTGACAGGACGGGGGAACGCGCTCTGGTTCTCTACCGTTACTGCAAAGGACTCTGGGAAGTACACATGCCACACAGG GGGTATGGTGATCCACTTCTATGTGGAGGTGCTGGAGAGGGCCAGCCTGGGGTCCAGGGACACAGAGGAGAACAGGGTCACTCTGGTTCTGGGCAAAGGTGGCAGGATCCCATGCCCTGGCATCAAATGTCAgacacagaggtcagaggtcacatgGTACAAG GATGCCAGGCCTGTGTGTGAGATACAGGATGAGAGGACCATCTCTGTGGTAGACAGGTATACTCTTCTGCTGGGTACTGTCTATGTGAGTGAtgctacactgtatttctgtgaCTACACCTATGAAAAAAATGGGATCCCCTGGACAGTCAGGAGATCTGTTAATGTCTCGGTCATACGTAAGTATGGGAGGACTGTCGCTGCAGGCTCTGTCttccaacacacaccacacaaacatgATCACATGCACGCACTTACGAATCGCAcatacgcatacacacacacacacacaccacacgtgCTCGTTCACATGAACGCACACATACTGTAG
- the LOC120050839 gene encoding interleukin-18 receptor 1-like — protein MIFCPLQFHFLVLGIVGVFAVTVVVVTVVYVKLKVDIILFLRDDLGWRQHNVSDGKRYDAYVLCYKSDTESGVSEEDRRQVEEVLEEEYGYSLCLYDRDVLPGEAVAEAVLGCIEQSRRLILVPSSLGLNPGQDSQYSLLTGLHAALVERQTWLVLVQTESAPDSQVDLDLDSLSEALRLLAQSGHTVTWRGSHSKPLSSPFWKELRYRMPARTRQCPPKDERTIL, from the exons ATGATTTTCT GTCCACTCCAGTTCCACTTCCTGGTGCTGGGTATAGTGGGGGTCTTTGCCGTGACGGTGGTGGTGGTGACTGTTGTCTATGTCAAGCTGAAGGTGGACATCATTCTATTTCTCAGAGATGATCTGGGCTGGCGTCAACACAACGTCTCTG ATGGGAAGCGTTACGATGCCTATGTGTTGTGTTATAAGAGTGACACAGAGTCAGGTGTCAGTGAGGAGGACAGGCGTCAGGTGGAGGAGGTGCTGGAAGAGGAGTATGGTTACAGCCTGTGTCTCTACGACCGTGACGTGCTCCCTGGGGAGG CTGTGGCTGAGGCGGTGCTGGGGTGTATAGAGCAGAGCCGGAGACTGATCCTGGTGCCCAGCAGCCTGGGGCTGAACCCAGGGCAGGACAGTCAGTATAGTCTGCTCACTGGGCTCCATGCTGCACTGGTGGAACGGCAGACCTGGCTGGTCCTCGTCCAGACAGAGTCAGCCCCAGACAGCCAG GTGGATCTGGACCTGGACTCCCTCTCTGAGGCCCTGCGGCTGCTGGCCCAGTCAGGACACACCGTCACCTGGAGGGGCTCCCACTCCAAACCCCTCTCCTCACCCTTCTGGAAGGAGCTGCGTTACCGTATGCCTGCCAGGACCAGACAGTGCCCCCCGAAGGATGAGAGGACCATTCTGTGA